A portion of the Gossypium arboreum isolate Shixiya-1 chromosome 8, ASM2569848v2, whole genome shotgun sequence genome contains these proteins:
- the LOC108468319 gene encoding uncharacterized mitochondrial protein AtMg00860-like, with protein MVVFINDILVYSRTEDEHDENPRVILQTLRETQLYAEFSKCEFWLREVTFLIEAVLDWKQPRNVSEIHSFLRLAGYYRQFVEGFSLIAAPLTKLLCKGPESGKEFTMYSDASHVDL; from the exons ATGGTGGTGTTCATCAATGACATACTGGTTTATTCgaggactgaggatgagcatgatgagaaCCCTAGAGTTATTCTTCAGACTTTGAGGGAAACACAACTCTATGCtgagtttagcaagtgtgagttctggttacgtgaagtaACATTTCTG attgaggctgtgttggaCTGGAAGCAGCCTAGGAATGTTTCTGAGATCCACAGTTTTTTGAGGCTGGCGGGTTATTATCGGCAGTTTGTGGAAGGCTTCTCGTTGATTGCAGCACCATTAACTAAGCTGCTATGTAAGGGG CCTGAATCTGGAAAGGAGTTCACaatgtatagtgatgcatcacacgtcgATTTGTGA
- the LOC108468321 gene encoding uncharacterized protein LOC108468321, translating to MGDLVFLKVSPWKKILRFGCKGKLSPRFIRPYQILKWVGPIAYQLELPPELDRIHDVFHISMLRHYRSNPSYIVPMEEIEVRPDLTFKEEPVQILDRNVKVLRKKSIPYHSTEEATWELEDSMCQQYPLLF from the coding sequence ATGGGGGACCTGGTCTTTCTTAAGGTctctccatggaagaagattctgaggttTGGttgtaagggcaagctgagccctaggtttattaggCCGTATCAGATTCTGAAATGGGTGGGACCTatcgcttatcagttggagctacctccagagttagaccgtaTCCACGATGTGTTCCACATCTCGATGTTGAGGCATTATCGCTCTAATCCTTCTTACATTGTCCCTatggaggagattgaggttaggccagacttgACTTTTAaggaggagccggttcagattCTAGATCGCAATGTAAAGGTTCTGCGGAAGAAGTCCATTCCTTATCACAGCActgaggaagctacgtgggaacttgAGGATTCAATGTGTCAGCAGTATCCTCTTCTgttctga